The Neomonachus schauinslandi chromosome 11, ASM220157v2, whole genome shotgun sequence genome contains a region encoding:
- the TEX12 gene encoding testis-expressed protein 12, translated as MMASHIVKPDTRNCKRPRELEPQMQESPQLSSLGKSDSSFLESSGLFYKDESLDKDLNDMSKEINLMLSTYAKILSERAAVDASYIDEIDGLFKEANTIENFLIQKRELLRQRFTVIANTLHR; from the exons ATGATGGCAAGTCACATTGTAAAACCTGATACTAGAAATTGCAAGAGACCAAGAGAACTGGAG CCTCAAATGCAAGAGAGTCCACAACTGTCCTCTCTTGGAAAATCAGATTCCTCTTTCTTGGAAAGCTCTGGACTATTTTATAAAGATGAATCCCTGGACAAAGATTTGAATG ATATGAGCAAGGAAATTAATCTAATGTTGTCTACATATGCAAAGATCTTAAG tgAGAGAGCAGCAGTAGATGCATCTTATATTGACGAGATAGATGGACTCTTCAAAGAAGCCAATACTATTGAAAACTTTCTAATACAAAAAAGAGAGCTCCTGAGACAGAGGTTTACAGTGATTGCGAATACACTGCACAGATAA